In Cellvibrio polysaccharolyticus, a genomic segment contains:
- the moaB gene encoding molybdenum cofactor biosynthesis protein B, protein MSDLLKTTQPLAIAVLTVSDTRQLEQDTSGALLIERLTAAGHQLADRQLIPDDIYRIRAVVSGWIADPAIQVVLITGGTGMAIRDVTPEAIKPLLDKTIDGFGELFRSISYEQIGVSTLQSRCLAGFANRTLIFCLPGSTGACKTAWDGILQSQLDVNHRPCNFVVHLKNSTGAHS, encoded by the coding sequence ATGTCTGACCTGCTAAAAACCACTCAACCCCTTGCCATTGCGGTACTCACGGTTTCTGATACCCGTCAATTGGAGCAGGACACCTCCGGCGCGTTATTAATAGAGCGCCTTACCGCCGCCGGCCACCAGCTCGCCGACCGGCAACTGATTCCCGACGATATTTATCGCATCCGCGCGGTGGTCTCCGGCTGGATTGCAGACCCGGCCATCCAGGTGGTGTTGATTACCGGCGGCACCGGCATGGCCATACGCGATGTTACCCCGGAAGCCATCAAACCTTTGCTGGATAAAACCATTGATGGTTTCGGTGAATTGTTCCGCAGTATTTCCTATGAACAGATTGGCGTTTCTACCTTGCAATCGCGCTGCCTCGCAGGCTTTGCCAACCGCACCTTGATTTTCTGCCTGCCCGGCTCAACCGGCGCCTGCAAAACCGCCTGGGATGGTATTTTACAATCGCAGCTGGACGTGAATCATCGCCCCTGCAATTTTGTGGTACACCTGAAAAACAGCACCGGTGCCCACTCATGA
- the moaC gene encoding cyclic pyranopterin monophosphate synthase MoaC, with product MTALTHLDAKGAAHMVDVGEKTPTKREAIAEARVQTRPEVVAMISAGKIPKGDVLATARIAGIMAAKKTPELIPLCHPLALEKITIEFDCDATSGVITLQARCSLHGKTGVEMEAMTAASVAALTLYDMCKAVDPAMVIGPIALCEKSGGKNGHWIAPTTNSTRSTD from the coding sequence ATGACCGCGCTTACCCATCTTGATGCCAAAGGCGCGGCGCACATGGTGGATGTGGGAGAAAAAACTCCGACCAAACGCGAAGCGATTGCCGAAGCGCGGGTGCAAACCCGACCGGAAGTGGTTGCCATGATCAGCGCCGGAAAAATCCCCAAGGGCGATGTACTGGCCACGGCGCGCATCGCCGGTATTATGGCCGCAAAAAAAACGCCCGAGCTGATCCCGCTATGCCATCCGCTGGCGCTGGAAAAAATCACTATTGAATTCGATTGCGATGCCACCTCCGGTGTTATCACCTTGCAAGCGCGCTGTTCACTGCATGGCAAAACCGGTGTGGAGATGGAAGCCATGACCGCCGCATCGGTAGCGGCATTGACGCTTTACGATATGTGCAAAGCGGTGGACCCGGCCATGGTGATTGGCCCGATTGCCTTGTGCGAAAAGTCCGGCGGAAAAAACGGCCATTGGATTGCCCCCACAACTAACAGCACTCGCAGCACCGATTAA
- a CDS encoding MoaD/ThiS family protein, translating to MIKILFFASLRETLGCAELQLPAAEKNATVATLLQGLLQQYPQWQEVLTAPNILISRNREMAKTGTLIQAGDEIAFFPPVTGG from the coding sequence ATGATTAAAATATTATTTTTTGCTTCATTGCGCGAAACTCTGGGCTGCGCAGAGTTGCAACTTCCCGCCGCTGAAAAAAACGCAACGGTTGCCACGCTGCTGCAAGGGTTATTGCAACAATACCCGCAATGGCAAGAAGTGCTCACCGCACCCAATATATTAATCAGCCGCAACCGGGAAATGGCGAAAACAGGTACGTTAATCCAGGCCGGTGATGAAATTGCATTTTTCCCACCGGTAACCGGAGGCTGA
- the moaE gene encoding molybdopterin synthase catalytic subunit MoaE yields the protein MIAIQQTDFDTGAEYQRLVKAAPNAGGIVLFIGRVREFSEQQTVSALFIEHYPGMTERVFSEIAEEARQRWPLLAVTIIHRVGTLQAGDNIVLVGVASEHRAAAFEAAQYIMDLLKSRATLWKKEIQPDAENWVTAKNSDHTAAERWQKK from the coding sequence ATGATCGCCATCCAACAAACCGACTTTGATACCGGCGCAGAATACCAACGCCTGGTAAAAGCGGCACCGAATGCAGGTGGCATTGTTTTGTTTATCGGGCGAGTGCGGGAGTTCAGCGAACAACAAACAGTAAGCGCGCTATTTATTGAACACTACCCGGGCATGACCGAGCGGGTATTTTCCGAAATAGCCGAAGAGGCCAGGCAGCGCTGGCCGTTACTGGCTGTTACCATCATTCATCGCGTTGGCACCTTGCAGGCAGGCGACAATATTGTACTGGTGGGCGTTGCCAGCGAACACCGCGCGGCGGCTTTCGAGGCAGCGCAATATATTATGGATTTGCTAAAAAGCCGTGCAACCTTGTGGAAAAAAGAAATACAACCCGATGCAGAAAATTGGGTAACCGCAAAAAACTCCGATCACACCGCCGCTGAGCGCTGGCAAAAAAAATAA
- a CDS encoding BNR repeat-containing protein, which produces MRAFLAALLLGISLLTGPAIAAPSATLITIDNNAWAGSSVNVLAGVRQSVFTEGNVQYAGFYNQQGYLVLAKRTLDDETWQTRVSPYQANVVDAHNHLSLVVDGSGFLHVSFDHHNTPLKYAVAVAPGSLELGELVSMTGKHENSVTYPQFYRLNNGDLLFNYRHGGSGRGVLVVNHYDHKTHQWSRRHDVLIDGEGKRSAYWDMTIDARGVLHLAWNWRETPDVASNYNLAYARSADQGKTWQTVKGANYAIPITDATADYAVVIPQNSNLMNPPAIAADANSRPFIANYWSAKPGDAPRYRVVTPDGDRWQVFDGPKTAADFSLSGIGTKRPPISRSVLLIKNKPDASLVHLIYRDDHQGEKVILATAALPAGKTVNALRWQQRPLTDLSVGAWEPSFDPQQWHLNSQAHLPVQQVEQLDGSDHQAAETAPKPFSLLMVNP; this is translated from the coding sequence ATGCGTGCTTTTCTTGCGGCTCTGCTGCTGGGTATATCACTACTCACCGGCCCCGCCATCGCGGCGCCATCTGCCACACTGATTACCATTGATAACAATGCCTGGGCAGGCAGCTCGGTGAATGTGCTGGCAGGTGTTCGCCAAAGTGTATTTACCGAAGGTAATGTGCAGTACGCCGGTTTTTATAACCAGCAGGGCTATCTGGTGCTGGCAAAACGGACGCTGGATGACGAGACATGGCAAACCCGTGTGAGCCCTTACCAGGCCAACGTGGTGGATGCACACAACCACCTGAGTCTGGTGGTGGATGGCAGCGGGTTTCTGCATGTCTCTTTTGACCACCACAACACCCCGCTGAAATATGCGGTAGCCGTCGCCCCCGGCAGCCTGGAATTGGGCGAGCTGGTCAGCATGACCGGCAAGCACGAAAACTCGGTAACTTACCCGCAGTTTTACCGGTTGAATAATGGCGATCTGTTATTCAACTATCGCCACGGCGGCTCGGGCAGAGGCGTGCTGGTGGTCAATCATTACGACCATAAAACGCACCAGTGGTCACGTCGTCACGACGTGCTTATCGATGGTGAAGGCAAACGCAGCGCCTACTGGGATATGACTATAGACGCCAGGGGCGTGTTGCATTTGGCCTGGAATTGGCGCGAAACGCCGGACGTAGCCTCCAATTACAACCTCGCTTACGCACGCTCTGCGGATCAGGGCAAAACCTGGCAGACGGTGAAAGGTGCCAATTACGCCATTCCGATTACCGATGCCACCGCCGATTACGCGGTGGTAATTCCGCAAAACAGCAATTTGATGAACCCGCCCGCCATTGCCGCCGATGCCAATTCACGCCCTTTTATTGCCAACTACTGGTCTGCCAAACCGGGCGATGCGCCGCGCTATCGGGTAGTCACGCCGGACGGCGACCGCTGGCAAGTGTTTGATGGCCCGAAAACCGCTGCCGATTTTTCACTATCCGGCATCGGCACCAAACGCCCGCCGATATCCCGTTCGGTGTTGCTGATTAAAAATAAACCAGATGCCAGCCTCGTGCATTTGATTTACCGCGATGACCACCAGGGCGAAAAAGTGATATTGGCTACCGCCGCTCTGCCTGCCGGGAAAACGGTTAATGCCCTGCGCTGGCAACAGCGCCCGCTGACCGATCTCAGCGTGGGCGCCTGGGAGCCATCGTTTGATCCGCAACAGTGGCACCTCAATAGCCAGGCGCATTTACCGGTACAACAAGTAGAACAGCTGGATGGCTCTGACCACCAGGCCGCAGAGACAGCGCCAAAACCTTTTTCTTTGCTGATGGTTAACCCCTGA
- a CDS encoding CDP-glycerol glycerophosphotransferase family protein: protein MPKHYLFYGSERYTQAIIRPIEAAIRARGDEVAWFFGGPGAEDLTPQDRLLTTVEAVKAWNPIAVITPNNLVPHFFPGVKVQTFHGFDAGKPRHIYIRGLFDLYCTTGPRDTRQFQALAEKHRYFSVVETGWPKLDEFFQSLGAGVPPVKERPVILYHSTFSPSWSAAETLYPEVKRLSESGRWRWVVTLHPKMNAETRAKFQALESENLHFATNDNILELFPEADMMCSDTSSALSEFLLTGKPVVTFKNRRPGPQLIDIQSPEEFEPAIEQALARPSALMQEIKHFGEEIHPLQDGHSAERILDAIDAFIAQGGKNPRSKPWNLLRKYKIRKSLGYWGR, encoded by the coding sequence ATGCCGAAACACTATTTATTCTATGGCTCGGAGCGCTACACACAGGCCATCATCCGCCCTATTGAAGCCGCCATTCGCGCCAGAGGTGACGAGGTGGCCTGGTTTTTTGGCGGGCCGGGTGCGGAAGATTTAACCCCACAGGACAGGCTGCTGACCACGGTTGAAGCGGTGAAAGCCTGGAACCCGATTGCGGTGATAACCCCCAACAATCTGGTTCCGCACTTTTTCCCCGGTGTAAAAGTGCAAACCTTTCACGGCTTCGATGCCGGAAAACCGCGCCATATTTATATTCGCGGGTTATTCGACCTTTACTGCACTACCGGCCCGCGTGACACACGCCAATTTCAGGCGCTCGCTGAAAAGCACCGTTACTTCAGTGTGGTCGAAACCGGCTGGCCAAAGCTGGACGAATTTTTTCAATCGCTGGGCGCAGGCGTTCCGCCGGTAAAAGAGCGCCCGGTTATTCTCTACCACTCTACGTTTTCGCCCTCGTGGAGTGCGGCTGAAACCTTGTACCCGGAAGTTAAACGCCTGTCCGAGTCGGGGCGCTGGCGCTGGGTGGTTACCCTGCACCCGAAAATGAATGCCGAAACCCGCGCAAAGTTTCAGGCACTGGAGAGCGAAAATCTGCACTTCGCCACCAATGACAACATCCTGGAATTGTTTCCCGAAGCCGATATGATGTGTTCCGATACCTCGTCAGCGTTGAGTGAATTTTTGCTAACCGGTAAACCGGTAGTCACCTTTAAAAACCGCCGCCCGGGCCCACAGCTGATTGATATCCAAAGCCCGGAAGAATTTGAGCCGGCGATTGAACAGGCCTTGGCTCGTCCGTCGGCGCTGATGCAGGAGATCAAACATTTCGGTGAAGAAATTCACCCCCTGCAGGATGGCCACTCGGCGGAGCGCATTCTCGATGCCATTGACGCCTTCATCGCTCAGGGTGGCAAGAACCCGCGTAGCAAACCCTGGAACCTGTTGCGCAAATATAAAATTCGCAAAAGCCTGGGTTACTGGGGTCGATAA
- a CDS encoding glycosyltransferase family 2 protein produces the protein MSQPLPKISAYLITLNAAAHLDEVLTSLAEADEIVLVDSGSTDATLAIAERHGARIVHQPWLGFARQKAFAMAQCSNDWVINLDGDEVLPPGGVIAIKKAIIDYPGHSFAFHRDDYFMGASMRFAKMKHFRKAYPKSAARWRETDLVHEHIDVDLPARILPVVIKHYGHDSAEILADKKNRYSTLKARQRLEKGRRFSAARMLLIYPVMFLKLYLLHRFCLCGWRGVIKAHLEANYFFLTEAKLFEQQFKQKNNISS, from the coding sequence ATGTCACAACCACTCCCGAAAATCAGCGCCTACCTGATCACGCTGAACGCTGCTGCGCATCTTGACGAGGTGCTGACCAGCCTCGCCGAGGCCGATGAAATTGTGCTGGTCGATTCCGGCTCGACCGATGCGACACTCGCTATTGCCGAACGCCACGGCGCCCGTATTGTGCATCAGCCCTGGCTGGGGTTTGCCCGGCAAAAAGCCTTTGCTATGGCGCAGTGCAGTAACGACTGGGTGATTAATCTGGATGGTGACGAAGTGCTGCCTCCCGGTGGTGTCATCGCGATCAAAAAAGCCATTATTGATTACCCGGGTCACAGCTTTGCGTTTCACCGCGACGATTATTTTATGGGCGCCAGCATGCGCTTCGCCAAGATGAAACATTTTCGCAAGGCCTACCCGAAATCGGCAGCGCGCTGGCGGGAAACCGATCTGGTGCACGAACATATCGACGTGGATTTACCGGCGCGCATTCTGCCCGTGGTCATCAAACACTACGGTCATGACTCAGCAGAAATTCTCGCTGATAAAAAAAACCGTTACTCCACACTCAAAGCCCGCCAGCGACTGGAAAAAGGTCGCCGCTTTTCCGCAGCGCGCATGTTACTGATTTACCCGGTGATGTTTTTAAAGTTGTATTTGCTGCACCGCTTTTGTTTATGTGGCTGGCGCGGTGTAATCAAAGCGCACCTGGAAGCCAACTATTTCTTTCTGACCGAAGCCAAGTTGTTTGAACAACAGTTCAAACAGAAAAACAACATTTCCTCCTGA
- a CDS encoding lipopolysaccharide kinase InaA family protein yields the protein MFSDGVWQGAVAPQFDTETLHRQLQQLPQLLNGDRVERLSKGADYVVKLPLQLADAELWVTVKIFKRQRALKDRYDHRHGSKAARSYHAANYLQTHNVGTPAPIAYLDRWEDKNLLESYYLCEYQPAPCFRDVLSDIYYNQRDNAPLMDVLLALAPTIRAMHDAGFMHGDMGNQNILLPRNADGSYAAPQLIDLNRAQTQATPLNNKQRAFDLSRIILPGAYLKIFKFIYSNHEAIPAELDRFEKKFRRRFEWHTRSRKLRHPLRTLKQRRNPPAARPVYPSLQDIWLWDEKSAQPMTVLERHEKNRFRDLGYVLRSAMHSMLALPAIFKNYNRLLATSYQQPVTLQNRIGVALHPHPDYIEEELRLLNQLGNPPVLIRFCHHETEADWQRGIELIERLHQQGVGVMVAFLQDRRALLEPKSWANFLERVISATADKVEHFEVTHAFNRVKWGVWSDTEYAALMWPAFALQERFPNIRLTGPACIDFEYHPVIAALKSLPTGKKLQALSQLLYVDRRGAPENKQGKFSTLEKCALLKALAQWSDSCDDKVIVSEVNWPVKYTGIWSPIGCPYEAPKWRETQPGESEDAYAWYMLRYLVISLCSGHVEQVFWWRLSAHGYGLIDDKDGFRVRPAFAALAVFMQLLGKAKFVQKHDTAEQQYVFEFATETHKVMMAWCNGGVADYAAPENPERILDSLGQPVEKLQLSDAPIYLLYPLQ from the coding sequence ATGTTTAGTGATGGCGTCTGGCAAGGCGCAGTAGCCCCGCAATTCGATACCGAAACGCTACATCGGCAGTTGCAACAGTTACCGCAGTTGCTGAACGGTGATCGCGTTGAGCGGTTGTCCAAAGGTGCCGATTATGTGGTGAAGCTGCCGTTGCAACTGGCCGACGCAGAATTGTGGGTTACGGTGAAAATATTCAAACGCCAGCGTGCGCTGAAAGACCGCTACGACCACCGTCACGGCTCGAAAGCAGCACGTTCCTACCACGCTGCCAACTATTTGCAAACGCACAATGTCGGCACCCCGGCGCCTATCGCCTACCTGGATCGTTGGGAAGATAAAAACCTGCTGGAAAGTTATTACCTGTGCGAATACCAGCCAGCGCCCTGCTTCCGCGATGTGCTATCCGATATTTATTACAACCAGCGCGACAACGCCCCCTTGATGGATGTCTTGCTGGCGTTGGCACCGACCATTCGCGCCATGCACGATGCCGGCTTTATGCACGGCGATATGGGCAACCAGAATATTCTGTTACCTCGCAACGCCGATGGCAGTTATGCTGCGCCACAACTGATTGATCTCAACCGCGCGCAGACTCAGGCAACACCGCTGAACAACAAACAACGGGCGTTTGATTTATCACGCATTATTCTGCCCGGCGCCTACCTGAAAATTTTCAAGTTTATCTATTCCAATCACGAAGCCATTCCTGCCGAACTGGATCGCTTCGAGAAAAAATTCCGCCGCCGTTTTGAGTGGCACACCCGCAGCCGCAAGCTGCGCCACCCGCTGCGCACGCTCAAACAACGTCGCAACCCGCCAGCGGCGCGCCCGGTTTATCCGTCATTACAGGATATCTGGCTGTGGGATGAAAAATCAGCCCAGCCGATGACGGTGCTGGAGCGGCATGAAAAAAATCGTTTCCGCGATTTGGGTTATGTATTGCGCAGTGCCATGCATTCCATGTTGGCACTGCCCGCCATTTTTAAAAATTACAACAGGTTGCTCGCCACCAGCTACCAGCAACCGGTGACCTTACAAAACCGCATTGGTGTAGCTCTGCATCCGCACCCGGATTACATTGAAGAAGAATTACGTCTGTTAAATCAGCTTGGCAATCCGCCGGTATTGATCCGCTTTTGCCACCATGAAACCGAGGCCGACTGGCAGCGTGGTATTGAGCTGATTGAGCGCTTGCACCAGCAAGGCGTCGGTGTGATGGTGGCATTTTTGCAAGACCGCCGCGCCCTGCTTGAACCGAAAAGCTGGGCAAACTTTTTGGAGCGTGTCATCAGCGCTACCGCTGACAAGGTGGAACACTTTGAAGTCACCCATGCCTTCAACCGCGTTAAATGGGGCGTGTGGAGCGATACCGAATATGCCGCGCTCATGTGGCCGGCATTTGCTTTGCAGGAGCGCTTTCCTAATATTCGCCTCACCGGCCCCGCCTGTATTGATTTTGAATATCATCCGGTTATTGCTGCGCTTAAATCCCTGCCCACCGGCAAGAAACTTCAGGCGCTGTCGCAACTGCTGTATGTAGATCGCCGCGGCGCCCCGGAAAATAAACAGGGCAAGTTTTCCACACTGGAAAAATGCGCCCTGTTAAAAGCACTGGCGCAGTGGTCAGACAGCTGCGATGACAAGGTCATTGTTTCAGAAGTGAACTGGCCGGTTAAATACACCGGCATCTGGTCACCGATCGGCTGCCCTTACGAAGCACCCAAATGGCGTGAAACCCAGCCGGGCGAAAGCGAAGACGCTTACGCCTGGTATATGCTGCGCTATCTGGTTATCAGCTTGTGCTCCGGTCATGTGGAGCAAGTATTCTGGTGGCGGTTATCTGCCCATGGTTACGGCTTGATTGACGATAAGGACGGCTTCCGGGTGCGACCGGCATTTGCAGCGCTGGCAGTTTTTATGCAGCTGCTGGGCAAAGCAAAATTTGTACAAAAGCATGACACCGCAGAACAGCAATACGTTTTTGAGTTTGCCACTGAAACCCATAAAGTGATGATGGCATGGTGCAATGGTGGCGTTGCGGATTATGCAGCGCCGGAAAATCCTGAGCGCATTTTGGATAGTCTGGGGCAACCGGTAGAAAAATTGCAATTATCGGATGCGCCGATTTATCTGCTCTACCCTTTGCAATAA
- a CDS encoding glycosyl transferase family 90: MSNVLYQGIAGSIKTPVYGGRGGYSMEAMDQFRKHLCKYRYYIGGNLTSVIPRSYWQKRLAFHLARLDAMTPEKRAAIIGRVNYYNKMTSSFAFPRAMNSECQLYISKKSTAYKMDLKNVLRFFPDDINCSYWFGDIVTIPDFPTFLKSRPITAGTENANSVLLKLNRVRHYYVVDDTLSFERKIPGLMWRGKSNQPERVEVLRRFYNNGLCNVGDTHAPGKSTDYVRPFLSIPQQLQYRYILSVEGNDVATNLKWIMASNSLCLMRKPKYETWFMEGQLIPDFHYALIKDDYSDVEEKVNFYNDNPGLALNIIRNANIWVEKFFKEQDELLVELLVMQKYLQLSGQVPVLESLK; this comes from the coding sequence ATGAGTAATGTTCTGTATCAGGGCATTGCTGGCAGTATTAAAACGCCAGTGTATGGCGGTCGAGGTGGATATTCGATGGAAGCTATGGATCAGTTTAGAAAACACTTATGCAAGTATCGTTATTATATCGGCGGTAATCTTACGTCGGTCATTCCCCGCTCTTATTGGCAGAAGCGGTTAGCTTTTCATCTGGCCAGGCTGGATGCGATGACCCCGGAAAAACGGGCAGCTATCATTGGCCGCGTTAATTATTACAACAAAATGACATCGTCGTTCGCCTTCCCCCGAGCGATGAATTCTGAATGTCAGTTATATATCAGTAAAAAAAGTACAGCCTACAAAATGGACTTGAAAAACGTGCTGCGCTTTTTTCCGGATGACATTAATTGTTCCTACTGGTTTGGTGATATCGTCACTATCCCGGATTTCCCTACCTTCCTGAAAAGCCGCCCGATTACAGCGGGTACAGAGAACGCCAACTCGGTGTTGCTCAAGCTGAACCGTGTGCGCCATTACTATGTGGTCGATGACACGCTGTCATTTGAAAGAAAGATACCCGGGTTAATGTGGCGAGGAAAATCAAACCAGCCGGAGCGGGTGGAAGTGCTGCGGCGTTTTTATAACAATGGCCTTTGCAATGTGGGCGATACCCATGCGCCGGGAAAGTCTACCGATTATGTCAGACCTTTTCTCTCCATCCCACAGCAGTTGCAGTACCGTTACATATTGAGTGTGGAAGGAAACGATGTGGCGACCAATCTGAAATGGATTATGGCTTCGAATTCGTTATGCTTGATGCGCAAACCGAAATACGAAACCTGGTTTATGGAAGGTCAGCTGATTCCCGATTTTCATTATGCGTTGATTAAAGATGACTATTCTGATGTGGAAGAGAAGGTTAATTTTTACAACGATAATCCGGGGCTGGCATTAAATATTATTCGCAATGCCAATATCTGGGTTGAAAAGTTTTTCAAAGAGCAGGATGAGCTGTTGGTGGAGTTGTTGGTGATGCAGAAGTATTTGCAGTTGTCAGGGCAGGTTCCTGTTTTGGAAAGTCTGAAATAG
- a CDS encoding glycosyltransferase family 9 protein, whose amino-acid sequence MNVKRILVIRFRRVGDAVLCLALCRSLKQTFPGAEIDLVLNEGIVSLVDGQPDVDRAIAFSDQDNRNIWRYLRRVWSVMRSTKYDLIVDPRSTVRTLFFSLFSLRTPVRIGVRKSYTPALLTHTVDNASDPTRSMTERNMMLLKPLEAMAPVSYCPAFRLVVGDAQKQKFRAYMEQEGIDFSKPVILAVVITRLQRKAWPAERMQEVLRRMLNTWDAQVVLNFATNEAEQAQAFHDAMGNDPRIFTNIKAPSLQALCALSSNCDFFFGNEGGARHIAQAVGTPAYAIYSPFHSKGVWLPNPGKTNAGIDLDDVATPAELEGLDFAARFKLITVDRVWSDVDSMFKNLFAKK is encoded by the coding sequence ATGAATGTCAAACGTATACTGGTAATTCGTTTTCGCCGGGTGGGCGATGCGGTTCTTTGTCTGGCGTTGTGCCGCAGCCTGAAGCAAACCTTTCCCGGCGCGGAAATTGATCTGGTATTGAACGAAGGTATTGTATCGCTGGTGGACGGACAGCCGGATGTTGATCGGGCCATCGCCTTTTCTGACCAGGACAACCGCAATATCTGGCGCTACCTGCGCCGTGTGTGGTCGGTGATGCGCAGTACAAAGTATGATTTGATTGTTGACCCCCGCAGTACGGTACGCACGCTGTTTTTCTCGTTGTTTTCCCTGCGCACCCCGGTGCGTATTGGTGTAAGAAAATCCTATACCCCCGCCTTGCTAACCCACACCGTTGACAACGCCAGTGACCCCACCCGCAGTATGACCGAGCGCAATATGATGTTGCTCAAGCCACTCGAAGCAATGGCACCGGTCAGCTATTGCCCGGCGTTTCGATTGGTGGTTGGCGATGCGCAAAAGCAAAAATTCCGCGCTTATATGGAGCAGGAAGGTATCGATTTTTCCAAGCCGGTAATTCTTGCCGTAGTGATTACCCGCTTGCAGCGCAAGGCCTGGCCGGCCGAGAGAATGCAGGAAGTGTTGCGCCGCATGCTGAATACCTGGGACGCTCAGGTCGTATTGAATTTTGCTACCAATGAAGCCGAGCAGGCTCAGGCATTTCATGACGCTATGGGCAATGATCCGCGAATTTTTACCAACATCAAAGCCCCCTCTTTACAGGCCTTATGTGCGTTGTCGAGCAACTGTGATTTCTTTTTTGGCAATGAAGGCGGTGCGCGCCATATTGCCCAGGCGGTCGGTACTCCTGCATACGCTATTTATTCGCCGTTTCATTCAAAAGGTGTATGGTTGCCTAACCCTGGTAAAACCAATGCCGGTATCGACCTCGATGATGTGGCCACTCCGGCAGAGCTGGAAGGGCTTGATTTTGCTGCGCGCTTCAAATTGATCACCGTGGATCGTGTTTGGAGTGATGTGGACAGCATGTTTAAAAATTTGTTCGCCAAAAAATAA
- a CDS encoding allantoate amidohydrolase has protein sequence MKELSYDPIACQVMTWCDQLAKVTSVGGTISRFYLTPQHTQATALVKEWLQDAGMSVRIDAANNLIGHYPGATSAAPVLILGSHLDTVANAGRYDGILGVMIAIAAVSRLHYAGVRLPFAIDVVGFGDEAGARFGRALLGSRAMAGSWSNTWWALQDSNGVSLRDAFNNAGLLPDNIQEASRAADFLLGYIEIHIEQGPVLESMDSAVGVVTAIAGARRYWVSLTGFTGHAGTVPMSMRRDALSAAAEAIQAIERIAAGYKIVATVGAIECKPGAVNVIPGDVRFSLDIRSGSDYVRDLALEKIQQTLKEIFQRRQVTASWEEIHNAPATGCAAWLQDVQTQVLKNMNLPVYSLMSGAGHDAMAIADITDVAMYFIRCKKGISQQPEESVREDDVAQAIEVLEKTLLLLAERLSFGSNTG, from the coding sequence ATGAAAGAGTTGAGTTACGACCCGATTGCCTGTCAGGTAATGACCTGGTGCGATCAGTTGGCCAAGGTGACTTCTGTTGGCGGTACCATCAGCCGCTTTTATCTCACGCCGCAACACACGCAAGCTACTGCGCTGGTAAAAGAGTGGTTGCAGGATGCCGGTATGTCGGTGCGTATTGATGCGGCCAATAATCTGATTGGGCATTATCCCGGTGCCACCAGCGCCGCGCCGGTATTAATACTCGGATCGCATCTCGATACCGTCGCCAATGCGGGCCGTTATGACGGCATTTTGGGGGTGATGATCGCCATTGCGGCGGTATCCCGTTTACATTACGCCGGTGTACGCTTGCCTTTTGCCATTGATGTTGTGGGTTTTGGCGATGAAGCGGGCGCCCGTTTCGGACGCGCCTTACTGGGCAGTCGCGCCATGGCGGGCAGTTGGTCAAACACCTGGTGGGCATTGCAAGACAGTAATGGTGTCAGTCTCAGGGATGCGTTTAACAATGCCGGTTTGTTGCCTGACAATATTCAGGAAGCGTCTCGTGCGGCCGATTTTTTACTGGGTTACATCGAGATTCATATTGAGCAGGGGCCGGTGCTGGAAAGCATGGACAGTGCTGTAGGCGTGGTTACTGCCATTGCCGGAGCCAGACGCTATTGGGTATCTCTTACCGGTTTTACCGGACACGCCGGCACTGTACCCATGAGCATGCGCCGCGATGCCTTGAGTGCAGCCGCTGAAGCCATTCAGGCGATCGAGCGTATCGCCGCCGGTTACAAAATTGTTGCGACAGTAGGCGCTATTGAGTGCAAGCCGGGTGCAGTCAATGTGATCCCTGGCGATGTACGCTTTTCTCTGGATATTCGTTCCGGTTCGGATTACGTGCGCGATCTGGCTCTGGAAAAAATTCAACAAACGCTGAAAGAAATTTTTCAACGCCGACAAGTTACCGCTTCCTGGGAGGAAATTCATAATGCCCCGGCGACCGGCTGTGCGGCCTGGCTGCAGGATGTGCAAACCCAGGTATTGAAAAATATGAATCTGCCGGTGTACAGCTTGATGAGTGGTGCCGGTCACGATGCCATGGCTATTGCCGACATCACTGATGTTGCCATGTATTTTATTCGCTGCAAAAAAGGCATCAGCCAGCAACCGGAAGAATCGGTCCGTGAGGATGATGTCGCACAGGCCATTGAAGTGTTGGAGAAAACGCTGTTATTACTGGCAGAGCGCCTCAGTTTTGGCAGTAACACCGGGTAG